From the genome of Primulina eburnea isolate SZY01 chromosome 12, ASM2296580v1, whole genome shotgun sequence, one region includes:
- the LOC140807162 gene encoding inactive poly [ADP-ribose] polymerase RCD1-like, whose amino-acid sequence MDSAPNSTMMTKKGGKCLRVDVSRCSKASPSRDPLIQNYSNFKRSSEPKRVMFYDHGSWTDYPEVVVEVLKLGFSEGMPMIEARIEGIDRFLDFYRMLEIELESGNQRSISWIDVDGKCFFPKICINTYDNNDPDFVGGDENNPKIEIEIKLSKLASSGSLKSLNLNELEKLTKRNREEQAEMNQPEESSSNVKVKRRKIVCEKELQSPRWPKTRVLRAEEEGYTSVKKLFLTGLKTVEPGAEVTVINQCVKTGPLDAARRQVFMKQMEITKQSRGVSNMVLAWYGASAKGVESILMHGFGIPAMASRSEGHGVGIHLSPVRSPQNSALLLEMDENGEKHVILCKVILGKCEKIDAASRQSHPSSVEYDTGVDDLTSPKWYTVWYANMNTHIVPECVVSYRPANVPGSVNGVSSVNWVPPSHVIAKLLYRMKSYLPMPKFQELRTLCGLFKEGKLGKNVFMQQLRSVVGDDLLRSTIQEICG is encoded by the exons ATGGATTCGGCCCCCAATTCAACGATGATGACGAAGAAAGGTGGCAAATGTCTCAGAGTCGATGTTTCTCGATGCTCCAAGGCGTCGCCGTCTCGCGACCCGCTGATCCAGAATTACTCAAACTTCAAGCGGAGCTCCGAACCAAAACGGGTCATGTTTTACGATCACGGATCTTGGACTGACTACCCGGAGGTAGTGGTCGAAGTATTGAAGCTAGGGTTTTCCGAGGGCATGCCCATGATCGAGGCTCGGATTGAAGGGATTGATCGTTTTCTCGACTTTTACCGCATGCTTGAGATAGAATTGGAGTCTGGAAATCAGCGGTCTATTTCTTGGATTGATGTTGATGGTAAGTGCTTTTTCCCCAAGATTTGTATCAATACTTACGATAATAACGATCCGGATTTTGTCGGTGGCGATGAGAACAATCCGAAGATTGAGATCGAGATAAAACTTAGCAAATTAGCTAGTTCGGGAAGTTTAAAGAGTTTGAACTTGAATGAATTGGAAAAATTAACTAAGAGAAACAGAGAGGAACAGGCAGAAATGAATCAACCGGAGGAGAGTTCATCCAACGTTAAAGTGAAAAGGCGGAAAattgtttgtgagaaagaatTGCAGTCTCCAAGATGGCCCAAGACGAGAGTTTTGAGAGCTGAAGAAGAAGGTTATACATCggtgaaaaaattatttttgacgGGATTGAAGACTGTGGAACCGGGTGCAGAAGTTACTGTCATTAATCAATGTGTTAAGACAGGACCGCTGGATGCGGCTCGTCGCCAGGTTTTCATGAAGCAGATGGAGATCACTAAACAATCTAGAGGGGTGAGTAACATGGTCCTTGCATGGTATGGGGCATCTGCCAAAGGTGTTGAGAGCATTTTGATGCATGGGTTTGGGATTCCTGCAATGGCATCAAGATCTGAAGGTCATGGCGTGGGGATTCACTTGTCCCCTGTGCGTTCACCCCAGAATAG TGCATTGTTGTTGGAGATGGATGAGAATGGCGAGAAACATGTCATTTTGTGTAAAGTGATACTAGGAAAATGCGAGAAGATTGATGCAGCGTCTCGACAGTCTCATCCTTCAAGTGTAGAGTACGATACTGGTGTGGATGACTTGACTAGTCCTAAGTGGTATACAGTGTGGTATGCGAATATGAACACCCATATTGTTCCGGAGTGTGTTGTCAGCTACAGGCCTGCAAATGTGCCAG GTTCAGTAAATGGTGTCTCTAGTGTGAATTGGGTTCCGCCGTCTCACGTAATTGCCAAATTGCTTTATAGGATGAAAAGTTATCTGCCTATGCCCAAGTTTCAAGAATTGCGAACTTTGTGTGGATTGTTTAAG GAAGGAAAGTTGGGGAAAAATGTTTTCATGCAACAGTTAAGATCAGTTGTTGGAGATGATCTGTTACGGTCTACTATCCAAGAAATTTGTGGCTGA
- the LOC140807163 gene encoding inositol-tetrakisphosphate 1-kinase 3-like isoform X1 — translation MRMTGEMPFEEQIRNDGEVGDNKKMVALPRKKCAPPVVPALKLVVVGYALTSKKIKSFLQPKLQGLARNKGILFVAIDQSKPLSDQGPFDIVLHKLSGKEWRHVLEDYRQTHPEVTVLDPPDAIQHVYNRQSMLQDVADLNLSDPCGKVRVPKQLVIKKDPSSIPEAVNKAGLRLPIVAKPLVAKSHELSLAYDECSLQKLEPPLVLQEFINHGGVLFKVYIVGEAVKVVRRFSLPDVSKRELSKNVGVYRFPRVSCAAASADEADLDPGIAELPPGPLLERLARELRRRLGLRLFNLDIIREHGTEDCYYVIDINYFPGYGKMPEYEHIFTDFLLSLVQGK, via the exons ATGAGGATGACTGGTGAAATGCCGTTCGAAGAACAGATCAGAAACGACGGAGAGGTCGGGGATAATAAGAAAATGGTGGCGCTTCCGCGTAAGAAGTGCGCGCCTCCGGTCGTCCCGGCTTTAAAACTTGTCGTCGTCGGATATGCTCTTACGTCCAAGAAGATTAAGAGCTTTTTACAACCCAAGCTTCAAGGCTTGGCCAG GAACAAGGGGATTCTTTTTGTTGCAATCGACCAAAGTAAACCCCTTTCGGATCAAGGTCCTTTTGACATCGTGTTGCATAAA TTATCTGGAAAGGAGTGGCGGCATGTGCTCGAG GATTACCGGCAGACACATCCTGAAGTGACAGTTCTTGATCCTCCTGATGCCATTCAGCATGTGTACAATCGACAGTCCATGCTTCAGGATGTTGCTGACTTAAATCTGTCGGATCCTTGCG GAAAAGTTCGTGTTCCTAAACAGTTGGTTATAAAGAAAGATCCATCATCTATTCCGGAGGCAGTGAACAAGGCTGGGCTGAGACTACCTATTG TGGCAAAGCCGTTGGTTGCCAAGTCACATGAGCTGTCTCTTGCTTACGATGAGTGCTCCCTCCAGAAGTTGGAACCCCCTCTAGTTTTGCAGGAATTCATTAATCATG GAGGTGTACTCTTCAAAGTTTATATTGTTGGGGAAGCAGTAAAGGTGGTCAGGCGTTTCTCCTTGCCTGATGTCAGTAAGCGCGAATTATCAAAGAATGTGGGTGTTTATCGCTTTCCAAGAGTATCTTGTGCTGCTGCATCTGCCGATGAAGCAGACTTGGATCCTGGTATTGCTG AGCTTCCTCCAGGTCCGTTACTTGAGAGACTGGCCAGGGAACTACGTCGGCGACTG GGTCTTCGACTATTTAACTTAGATATAATTCGAGAACATGGAACTGAAGACTGCTATTATGTGATAGACATCAACTATTTTCCAG GATATGGGAAAATGCCAGAGTATGAGCATATATTTACAGATTTTCTTCTGAGCTTGGTACAAGGCAAATAA
- the LOC140807163 gene encoding inositol-tetrakisphosphate 1-kinase 3-like isoform X2 has protein sequence MLQDVADLNLSDPCGKVRVPKQLVIKKDPSSIPEAVNKAGLRLPIVAKPLVAKSHELSLAYDECSLQKLEPPLVLQEFINHGGVLFKVYIVGEAVKVVRRFSLPDVSKRELSKNVGVYRFPRVSCAAASADEADLDPGIAELPPGPLLERLARELRRRLGLRLFNLDIIREHGTEDCYYVIDINYFPGYGKMPEYEHIFTDFLLSLVQGK, from the exons ATGCTTCAGGATGTTGCTGACTTAAATCTGTCGGATCCTTGCG GAAAAGTTCGTGTTCCTAAACAGTTGGTTATAAAGAAAGATCCATCATCTATTCCGGAGGCAGTGAACAAGGCTGGGCTGAGACTACCTATTG TGGCAAAGCCGTTGGTTGCCAAGTCACATGAGCTGTCTCTTGCTTACGATGAGTGCTCCCTCCAGAAGTTGGAACCCCCTCTAGTTTTGCAGGAATTCATTAATCATG GAGGTGTACTCTTCAAAGTTTATATTGTTGGGGAAGCAGTAAAGGTGGTCAGGCGTTTCTCCTTGCCTGATGTCAGTAAGCGCGAATTATCAAAGAATGTGGGTGTTTATCGCTTTCCAAGAGTATCTTGTGCTGCTGCATCTGCCGATGAAGCAGACTTGGATCCTGGTATTGCTG AGCTTCCTCCAGGTCCGTTACTTGAGAGACTGGCCAGGGAACTACGTCGGCGACTG GGTCTTCGACTATTTAACTTAGATATAATTCGAGAACATGGAACTGAAGACTGCTATTATGTGATAGACATCAACTATTTTCCAG GATATGGGAAAATGCCAGAGTATGAGCATATATTTACAGATTTTCTTCTGAGCTTGGTACAAGGCAAATAA